A single window of Pseudobdellovibrionaceae bacterium DNA harbors:
- a CDS encoding phosphatidate cytidylyltransferase gives MAASLPTTDKSKLKNLAIRAASAIVALVVLSVSVYFYHIDALRVFTIGAVLLGTRELVRILFLPEESLLIKSLFFLMVIFVFVTTSLSLPYSALAFSLVSILFFSSALWLQHRFRSITALSVFQAKGILGFLYMGLLPGFTVNITHLQYGYGWFLGMLGFVFAGDTLAYLSGMLLGRTPLMPAISPKKTVEGALGGLIGSVLAGVALLQFYPQFPTWPVLTLAALTGLAGQMGDLFESLLKRVANKKDSGRLMPGHGGVLDRIDGVLFASPVMLAGAILIELSLAS, from the coding sequence ATGGCCGCGTCGCTGCCAACAACAGACAAGTCGAAGCTTAAGAACCTCGCGATTCGCGCCGCGTCCGCAATCGTCGCCCTCGTCGTCCTTTCTGTTTCCGTTTATTTCTATCATATCGATGCGTTAAGGGTCTTCACGATCGGCGCTGTTCTACTCGGCACGCGGGAACTCGTCCGCATCCTCTTCCTGCCGGAAGAATCACTGCTGATCAAATCGCTGTTTTTCCTGATGGTCATCTTCGTGTTCGTGACCACCTCGCTTTCGCTCCCTTATTCCGCGCTCGCGTTTTCGCTGGTCTCGATTCTATTCTTCAGTAGCGCGCTTTGGCTGCAACATCGCTTTCGCTCGATCACGGCCCTCAGCGTCTTTCAGGCGAAGGGCATTCTAGGATTTCTCTACATGGGCCTTCTGCCCGGCTTCACGGTCAACATCACGCATCTGCAATACGGTTACGGTTGGTTTCTGGGAATGCTCGGTTTCGTTTTTGCCGGTGACACTCTCGCGTATCTTTCCGGAATGCTGCTTGGCCGCACGCCACTCATGCCCGCGATTTCCCCGAAGAAGACCGTCGAGGGCGCTTTAGGCGGACTGATCGGCTCCGTTCTCGCCGGCGTGGCGCTTCTGCAGTTCTATCCCCAATTTCCCACGTGGCCGGTCCTCACTTTGGCGGCGCTCACTGGACTGGCGGGACAAATGGGAGATCTCTTCGAATCGCTCTTGAAACGGGTCGCCAACAAAAAAGATTCGGGGCGTCTCATGCCTGGACACGGCGGCGTGTTGGACCGCATCGATGGCGTCCTTTTCGCCTCACCGGTGATGCTTGCCGGCGCCATTTTAATTGAGCTCTCGCTCGCTTCCTAG
- a CDS encoding isoprenyl transferase encodes MSASSTDRDPIHIGIIMDGNGRWAQLRGRPRTFGHIKGARVAKKIITRCAEEGIGALTLFAFSTENWLRPQLEVSFLMSLLKRYLDRESDTLVKENIQFSMIGEPDRVPADLMKIIRETEARTANNTGLKLIFALNYGSRNEITEAVKRIATRVAAGQIEPAQITETLISENLQTAKLRDPDLIIRTSGESRLSNFLLWQAAYSEFYFSPVLWPDFTAEHLMEALADFNLRERRYGRVAANNRQVEA; translated from the coding sequence ATGTCAGCATCTTCGACCGACCGCGATCCCATACATATTGGAATCATCATGGACGGCAATGGGCGTTGGGCCCAGCTGCGCGGTCGTCCCCGTACGTTCGGACATATCAAAGGCGCCCGGGTGGCGAAGAAAATCATCACCCGTTGCGCCGAAGAAGGCATCGGCGCACTGACGCTTTTCGCCTTCAGCACCGAGAATTGGCTGCGCCCGCAGCTTGAAGTCTCTTTCCTGATGTCCCTTCTGAAACGTTATCTGGATCGCGAATCGGATACCCTCGTGAAAGAGAACATCCAGTTCTCGATGATCGGCGAACCCGACCGGGTCCCCGCGGATCTGATGAAAATCATCCGTGAGACCGAAGCCCGCACCGCGAACAACACGGGTCTGAAATTGATCTTCGCGCTGAACTACGGCTCACGAAACGAAATCACCGAAGCGGTGAAGCGGATCGCGACAAGGGTCGCCGCGGGCCAAATCGAACCCGCCCAGATCACCGAAACCCTGATTTCGGAAAACCTGCAGACCGCAAAACTGCGCGATCCCGATCTCATCATCCGCACCAGCGGTGAGTCGCGCCTTTCGAATTTCCTGCTCTGGCAGGCGGCCTATTCGGAGTTTTACTTTTCGCCGGTGTTGTGGCCTGATTTCACGGCCGAGCATCTGATGGAGGCCCTGGCGGATTTTAATCTTCGTGAAAGGCGTTATGGCCGCGTCGCTGCCAACAACAGACAAGTCGAAGCTTAA
- the frr gene encoding ribosome recycling factor: MLSDVKTRAQAQMTKAIDALQNELKKVRTGRAQVSMLDNIKVNYYGNATPLNQVAAISCPDAKSFLIAPWEASVLKEIEQSIVKSDIGMTPMNDGKVIRLKVPDLTEERRKDLVKQVKKIVEETRVAVRMARRDANEEVKKALKDKLTSEDEAKKLETDIQKMTDDNIKKVDGIAEEKEKSILTL, translated from the coding sequence ATGTTGAGTGACGTGAAAACCAGAGCCCAAGCGCAAATGACCAAAGCGATCGATGCTTTGCAAAACGAACTCAAAAAAGTTCGTACCGGTCGTGCGCAAGTTTCGATGCTCGATAATATCAAAGTGAACTACTACGGTAACGCGACTCCGTTGAACCAAGTCGCGGCGATCTCGTGCCCTGACGCGAAAAGCTTTCTGATCGCGCCCTGGGAAGCTTCGGTCTTGAAAGAGATCGAGCAGTCGATCGTGAAGAGCGACATCGGCATGACTCCCATGAACGACGGGAAAGTCATCCGCTTGAAAGTTCCCGACCTTACTGAAGAGCGCCGTAAAGACCTCGTGAAACAGGTCAAAAAAATCGTGGAAGAAACGCGCGTCGCGGTTCGTATGGCCCGTCGTGATGCCAACGAAGAAGTGAAAAAGGCTTTGAAAGACAAGCTCACCAGCGAAGACGAAGCGAAGAAACTCGAGACCGACATCCAGAAGATGACCGACGACAACATCAAAAAAGTCGACGGCATCGCGGAGGAAAAGGAAAAGAGCATCTTGACTCTGTAA
- the pyrH gene encoding UMP kinase: protein MKLAYSRILLKLSGEALGGASGSGINTTTIKQIAGDVAEAYRAGVQMGIVIGGGNIFRGVAASAEGMDRASSDYMGMLATVINALALQDALEKENVPTRVQTAIQMAEIAEPYIRRRAMRHLEKNRVVIFGAGTGNPYFTTDTAAALRAMEINAQVLMKATKVDGIYDKDPVKHADAVKFDKISYIDVLNRGLKVMDMTAVSLCMDNKLPILSFDLNNKGNILRAVQGETIGTLVI, encoded by the coding sequence TTGAAACTCGCATACAGTCGCATTCTTCTGAAATTGAGTGGTGAGGCCCTTGGCGGCGCTTCCGGTAGCGGGATCAACACGACGACCATCAAACAAATCGCGGGCGATGTGGCGGAAGCCTATCGGGCCGGCGTCCAGATGGGGATCGTGATCGGCGGTGGCAACATCTTCCGCGGTGTCGCGGCTTCGGCCGAGGGCATGGACCGCGCCAGCTCCGACTACATGGGAATGCTCGCGACCGTGATCAACGCGCTCGCGCTACAAGATGCTCTTGAAAAAGAAAACGTTCCCACGCGCGTACAAACCGCGATCCAAATGGCCGAAATTGCCGAGCCCTACATCCGTCGTCGGGCGATGCGCCACTTGGAAAAAAACCGTGTCGTGATCTTCGGCGCGGGCACCGGCAATCCCTACTTCACGACCGATACCGCCGCCGCTTTGCGGGCGATGGAAATCAACGCGCAAGTCTTGATGAAGGCGACAAAGGTCGACGGCATCTACGACAAGGACCCCGTGAAGCACGCGGACGCGGTGAAATTCGACAAGATTTCGTACATCGACGTCTTGAATCGCGGATTGAAGGTGATGGACATGACGGCGGTCAGCCTCTGCATGGACAACAAACTTCCGATCCTGAGTTTTGATCTGAATAACAAAGGTAATATCTTGCGTGCCGTTCAGGGTGAAACCATCGGCACCTTGGTTATTTAA
- a CDS encoding elongation factor Ts — MSVTAAQVRDLREKTSAGMLDCKKALEETKGDFEAAVEWLRKKGLASASKKSDRLASEGMVVATVVGKTGVLVEVNSETDFVAKNDMFKAFVAEVANLIATTNPPPADVDALTNAKLKSGQTVGEALKESIAKIGENLVLRRFVRYDSTGLTHTYIHGDGKIGVVVDLETAKGGDDVRTLANDICLHIAAMNPQAMTADQIPAELVAKEKEILKAKAIEQGKKPEMLDKIIEGQIRKFLAESSLTEQAFVKNPDLKVKDYIAEVGKKTGDNVQLKRYTRFELGEGLQKKANNFAEEVAAQARGH; from the coding sequence ATGAGCGTAACCGCTGCACAAGTTCGCGATCTGCGCGAAAAGACATCGGCTGGTATGCTCGACTGCAAAAAAGCTCTCGAAGAGACCAAAGGGGACTTCGAAGCTGCGGTTGAATGGCTCCGTAAAAAAGGTTTGGCTTCGGCTTCGAAGAAGTCGGACCGCCTGGCTTCGGAAGGTATGGTCGTCGCGACGGTCGTCGGTAAAACCGGCGTCCTCGTCGAAGTGAACTCGGAAACCGATTTCGTCGCGAAGAACGACATGTTCAAAGCCTTCGTCGCGGAAGTGGCGAACCTGATCGCGACCACGAATCCTCCTCCGGCGGACGTGGACGCACTCACGAACGCGAAGCTGAAATCGGGTCAAACCGTCGGCGAAGCGCTGAAAGAGTCGATCGCGAAGATCGGTGAAAACCTCGTTCTGCGTCGCTTCGTTCGTTACGATTCGACCGGCTTGACCCACACCTACATCCACGGCGACGGCAAAATCGGCGTGGTGGTGGATCTTGAAACCGCGAAGGGCGGCGATGACGTTCGCACTCTGGCGAATGACATCTGCCTGCACATCGCGGCGATGAACCCCCAAGCGATGACCGCGGACCAAATCCCCGCGGAACTCGTCGCGAAGGAAAAAGAGATCCTGAAAGCGAAAGCGATCGAGCAAGGCAAAAAGCCCGAAATGCTGGATAAGATCATCGAAGGTCAAATCCGCAAGTTCCTGGCGGAAAGCAGCCTGACCGAACAAGCGTTCGTGAAGAACCCCGACCTGAAAGTGAAAGACTATATCGCGGAAGTCGGCAAGAAGACTGGCGATAACGTCCAACTGAAGCGCTACACCCGTTTCGAACTGGGTGAAGGTCTTCAGAAAAAGGCGAATAACTTCGCCGAAGAAGTCGCAGCGCAAGCTCGCGGCCACTAA
- the rpsB gene encoding 30S ribosomal protein S2: protein MAQVTMKEMLDAGVHFGHQTQRWNPKMKNFVYTARGGIHIIDLQKTVVRANKAAEYVKEVAASGGKMIFVGTKKQAIEPIQEAAQRCGQFYVTKRWLGGMMTNFETIRQSIERLRRIDQMKEKGEFEFFTKKERAKLDKEYLRLNEYLVGIKDMKEAPACMFVVDLPKEHIAVAEAQRLNIPVVAIADTNSDPEAIEYPIPGNDDAIRSIKLFSNLMAEAYLEGAAEYQSKIRTSTDKGSEEVFDKDAAAASEKPRRRTPSRPEKVAPAAAAAPKADSAGPAVVKVNKGRKLVAAGMAEKIEIEAELEQPKTEEETPEGDNT, encoded by the coding sequence ATGGCACAAGTGACCATGAAAGAGATGCTTGATGCTGGCGTCCACTTCGGACACCAGACTCAACGCTGGAACCCCAAGATGAAGAACTTCGTGTACACAGCACGCGGAGGAATTCACATCATCGACCTGCAGAAAACCGTTGTTCGTGCGAACAAAGCTGCAGAGTACGTCAAAGAAGTCGCCGCGAGCGGTGGCAAAATGATCTTCGTCGGAACCAAGAAGCAAGCGATCGAGCCGATCCAAGAAGCGGCTCAACGTTGCGGTCAGTTCTACGTCACTAAGCGCTGGCTGGGTGGCATGATGACGAACTTCGAAACCATTCGCCAATCGATCGAGCGCCTGCGCCGTATCGACCAAATGAAAGAAAAAGGCGAGTTCGAGTTCTTCACCAAAAAAGAACGCGCGAAGCTCGATAAAGAATATCTCCGTCTGAATGAATACCTCGTCGGTATCAAAGACATGAAAGAAGCTCCCGCGTGCATGTTCGTCGTCGATCTGCCGAAAGAGCACATCGCCGTCGCGGAAGCACAACGCTTGAACATCCCCGTCGTCGCGATCGCGGATACCAACTCGGATCCCGAAGCGATCGAATACCCGATCCCCGGCAACGACGATGCGATCCGTTCGATCAAATTGTTCTCGAACTTGATGGCTGAGGCGTACCTGGAAGGTGCGGCCGAGTACCAATCGAAAATCCGCACTTCGACCGACAAAGGTTCGGAAGAAGTCTTCGATAAAGACGCAGCGGCTGCTTCGGAAAAACCCCGTCGCCGCACTCCCTCGCGTCCTGAAAAAGTCGCTCCCGCAGCGGCGGCCGCTCCGAAAGCGGATTCCGCTGGTCCCGCCGTTGTTAAGGTCAACAAAGGCCGTAAACTGGTTGCCGCAGGTATGGCTGAAAAAATCGAGATCGAAGCCGAACTCGAACAGCCCAAGACTGAAGAAGAAACTCCCGAAGGAGACAACACATGA
- a CDS encoding GNAT family N-acetyltransferase, translated as MTEAAALTTLVNSAYRGESSEKGWTTESHLLGGQRIDEAKATSLAAATANSKDTKVLVWPHEDGSLEACVLLERHGDLAYLGMLTVNPERQNGGWGREMLAQAEAWAVAEWKVEKIEMTVISVRDELIAWYERRGYQRTGETRPFPMADAAFGLPKVPHLEFVVMEKLVK; from the coding sequence ATGACGGAGGCCGCCGCTCTGACCACTCTCGTCAACTCTGCTTACCGCGGTGAAAGCTCTGAAAAAGGGTGGACCACCGAATCCCATCTTTTGGGAGGCCAACGTATTGACGAGGCCAAGGCGACCTCGCTGGCGGCCGCCACCGCGAACTCCAAAGACACCAAAGTTTTGGTCTGGCCCCATGAGGACGGATCGCTCGAGGCGTGCGTGCTGCTTGAGCGTCATGGAGACCTGGCGTACCTGGGGATGCTCACCGTGAATCCGGAGCGTCAGAATGGGGGCTGGGGTCGCGAGATGCTCGCGCAGGCGGAGGCTTGGGCCGTGGCCGAATGGAAAGTCGAAAAGATCGAAATGACCGTGATCAGCGTTCGCGACGAATTGATCGCCTGGTACGAACGTCGCGGTTATCAACGGACGGGTGAAACGCGCCCGTTCCCGATGGCGGATGCGGCCTTTGGTTTACCCAAAGTTCCGCATCTCGAATTCGTCGTTATGGAAAAACTCGTAAAGTAG
- a CDS encoding NAD(P)-binding protein: MTKTSAADKRHYDFIVIGAGLSGLAVARRLSLENARVLLLEGQDNTGGTHRPVENLGRQMHNGLRLLPDNPETREALDFLAGIVPGDFELAQVDSAALNYDNGNLKPFVGFGDHPPAFLHQIAGYLTEHRLLTKPAAWDWPALLTENADFEIMTKSYVTRFNVKEGQVESVTVNGQKEYTADQYIFAGSTSLLKTLIPQDEWTTKLKAKFSKLKFWTQVGLDLHHEKEFFAGSNVLLLDGTTKDDLGPCLGITHTHDGVTVSQWMSFLEDDEAEDSEILGQALKKIRRQIKRAFPEALENLQFERICVFPSMSATLPSPGFLPEFANLHYANGQLNAHQGLVGSLQQARHVLMQLGFGAAPSRKPERAEAAPVAETPQPEATL; this comes from the coding sequence ATGACCAAGACCTCCGCTGCCGACAAAAGGCACTATGACTTTATCGTGATCGGCGCCGGCTTGTCCGGACTTGCCGTCGCCCGCCGACTTTCACTTGAAAATGCACGCGTGCTTTTGCTCGAAGGCCAAGACAATACCGGTGGCACCCACCGTCCCGTCGAAAATCTGGGACGCCAAATGCACAACGGTTTGCGTTTGCTGCCCGACAATCCTGAAACCCGCGAAGCGCTGGATTTTCTGGCGGGCATCGTACCCGGTGACTTCGAACTCGCGCAGGTCGACTCCGCCGCGCTCAACTACGACAACGGAAACTTGAAGCCCTTCGTCGGTTTCGGTGACCACCCGCCCGCTTTTCTGCACCAGATCGCCGGTTATTTGACCGAACACCGTCTGCTCACGAAACCCGCCGCCTGGGATTGGCCCGCGCTCCTCACGGAAAACGCGGATTTCGAAATCATGACCAAATCCTATGTCACTCGCTTCAACGTGAAAGAGGGACAAGTCGAGTCGGTCACCGTGAACGGACAAAAAGAATACACCGCGGACCAGTACATTTTCGCGGGTTCGACTTCGCTGCTGAAAACCCTCATCCCGCAAGACGAGTGGACGACGAAGCTGAAAGCGAAGTTCTCGAAACTGAAGTTCTGGACGCAAGTGGGTCTTGATCTTCACCACGAGAAAGAATTTTTCGCGGGATCGAACGTTTTGCTTCTCGACGGAACAACGAAAGACGATCTCGGCCCTTGCTTGGGCATCACCCATACGCACGACGGCGTGACCGTTTCGCAGTGGATGAGCTTCCTCGAAGATGACGAGGCCGAAGATTCCGAAATCTTGGGTCAAGCGCTGAAGAAAATCCGTCGCCAAATCAAGCGCGCGTTCCCCGAAGCTTTGGAGAACTTGCAGTTCGAACGCATCTGCGTGTTCCCCTCGATGTCGGCCACGTTGCCTTCGCCCGGCTTCCTGCCCGAGTTCGCGAACTTGCACTACGCGAACGGCCAGCTCAATGCGCACCAAGGCTTGGTCGGCAGCTTACAGCAGGCTCGGCACGTGCTGATGCAGCTGGGCTTCGGCGCGGCTCCTTCGCGCAAGCCCGAACGCGCGGAAGCCGCACCGGTCGCGGAAACTCCGCAGCCCGAAGCGACGTTGTAG